From Chryseobacterium gallinarum, one genomic window encodes:
- a CDS encoding sensor histidine kinase, with protein MEYHWGFLLNFQHALFFLFFLIITFFTENYFLDVPELIWSVLFVIIFNVGIYYLVYFYLVPRFYLSNKYPEFILFAFICFLVSSLFRILLEPAVFNMRFNETLSNTKFLYNVYTAQGIVILVASFLGITKDKFLIEQDFKELGEEKDQLYLDLLKSKLNPHFLLNTLNNMYANSFTSSEKTSDSILQLSKLLQYIIYDSGKEKIGVTQEFSSLKALAALYQLKYNNRLDITFDIQDQEDFDIVEIPSSILLTLFENALKHSAIGEEEHSFIRLSCRMEHSELLFEIINSVGKYRANFAETGYQGLGNEAIIHILEKYYSGRYDFHSGPEGNDYYKIALKINMNG; from the coding sequence ATGGAATATCACTGGGGATTTCTGCTGAACTTTCAGCACGCTTTGTTCTTTTTATTCTTTTTAATCATCACTTTTTTTACCGAAAATTACTTTTTAGATGTACCGGAGCTCATATGGTCGGTATTATTTGTGATCATTTTCAATGTCGGGATTTATTATCTGGTGTACTTTTATCTCGTTCCCCGCTTTTATCTTTCCAATAAATACCCTGAGTTTATTTTATTTGCTTTTATCTGCTTTCTCGTGTCGAGCCTTTTTAGAATTCTACTGGAGCCGGCAGTATTTAATATGAGATTTAATGAGACGCTATCCAACACAAAATTTTTATACAACGTCTATACCGCCCAGGGAATTGTAATTCTTGTCGCTTCATTTCTTGGGATTACAAAGGATAAATTCCTGATTGAACAGGATTTTAAAGAACTGGGAGAAGAGAAGGACCAGCTGTATCTTGATCTTCTGAAATCGAAACTGAATCCCCATTTTCTGCTGAATACCCTTAATAATATGTATGCCAATAGTTTTACTTCCTCAGAGAAAACCTCTGATTCCATTTTACAACTGAGTAAGCTTTTGCAATACATTATTTATGATAGCGGAAAAGAAAAAATAGGTGTCACACAGGAGTTTTCTTCATTGAAGGCACTGGCTGCTTTATACCAGTTGAAGTATAATAACCGGCTAGATATTACCTTTGATATCCAGGATCAGGAAGATTTTGATATTGTTGAAATTCCCTCTTCCATACTTCTCACCTTATTTGAAAATGCCTTAAAACACTCTGCAATAGGGGAAGAGGAGCATAGTTTTATCAGATTGTCTTGTAGAATGGAGCATTCGGAATTATTGTTTGAAATTATCAATTCCGTAGGGAAATATAGAGCGAATTTTGCTGAAACAGGGTATCAGGGATTGGGAAATGAAGCAATTATCCATATCTTAGAGAAATACTATTCCGGTAGATATGACTTCCATTCCGGACCGGAAGGAAATGATTATTATAAAATTGCTTTAAAAATTAATATGAATGGCTAA
- a CDS encoding acyltransferase family protein yields MNTTYRPDIQGLRAIAFLLVFFFHLNKDWLPGGFLGVDLFFVISGFLMTMITLDDIEKNRFTFINFYMKRIKRITPAYYVMLFFAAFVGAYLWQYAEMKVLRETIISSGLFISNLIFSRGNNYFGAKTSENPLLHTWSLSIEMQFYIFLPFIIYFFRKHLVKVFIIIIVFFTIYATYQIEFQNLKTEMYFSLLSRIPEFLIGGVYALIFKKGIDIQRKYNTLLSFGSLIILLICSVFITEESHFPGILALIPCMASANLLVLKNNALSDFLSTKTLVYIGELSYSLYLWHFPIMAFLRYKNESYGFNGLEVIFISVTTFVLAWLSYNFIENKFRKITDVKFFKAFIPLGLIVAGFSYFLFSITGYKKIPKVYSIPFFGFQSHGIDNIEKFGDLSKNDSIVLIGDSHALMLKPFLDYLGKENHFSYKTLTCDAYPAIEGIKESEISKEGLKHYRDVMKLVKPTKQLIESGNIILINSYSFVRNENNNETYNKSISNIPSLQFALEKLINSLRKNQKIILLNTFPVVLDKNPLKLNNGFIKNNDYKFKKTCLNNNNKSYLENLANKYKNVYFYDISKSKIFQTAPYINDTIAYYNGGHINTFASIKLAKDLDKDFMDFFRKVEREKN; encoded by the coding sequence ATGAATACAACCTATCGCCCGGATATACAAGGATTAAGAGCTATTGCATTTTTACTTGTCTTCTTTTTTCATTTGAATAAAGACTGGCTTCCCGGAGGATTCTTGGGGGTTGATTTATTCTTTGTGATTTCTGGATTTTTAATGACCATGATTACCTTGGACGATATAGAAAAAAATAGATTTACATTTATTAATTTCTATATGAAAAGAATAAAGAGGATTACTCCTGCTTATTATGTTATGCTGTTTTTCGCTGCTTTTGTAGGAGCTTATTTATGGCAATATGCAGAAATGAAAGTTTTAAGAGAAACTATTATATCTTCTGGTCTGTTTATATCTAACCTAATATTTTCCAGAGGAAATAATTACTTCGGAGCAAAAACCAGTGAAAACCCATTGCTCCACACCTGGTCACTTTCTATAGAAATGCAATTTTACATTTTTTTACCTTTTATTATTTATTTTTTCAGAAAGCACCTTGTAAAAGTTTTTATAATAATAATTGTATTTTTTACAATTTATGCAACTTATCAGATAGAATTTCAAAACCTTAAAACTGAAATGTATTTTTCACTTTTAAGTAGAATTCCCGAGTTCTTGATCGGTGGAGTTTATGCTTTGATCTTCAAAAAGGGGATTGATATACAACGAAAATATAATACTTTACTTTCTTTTGGAAGTTTAATTATTCTTTTGATTTGCTCGGTTTTCATTACCGAAGAAAGTCATTTTCCTGGGATTTTAGCACTTATTCCTTGTATGGCGAGTGCTAATCTATTAGTTCTTAAAAACAATGCTTTATCCGATTTTTTATCAACAAAAACACTGGTTTACATTGGTGAACTCTCCTATTCTCTTTATTTATGGCATTTTCCAATAATGGCTTTTTTAAGATACAAAAATGAAAGTTATGGATTTAATGGGTTAGAAGTTATTTTCATTTCTGTTACCACATTTGTTCTGGCGTGGCTTTCTTATAACTTTATAGAAAACAAATTTCGAAAAATTACGGATGTTAAATTCTTTAAAGCATTTATTCCTTTGGGATTAATTGTTGCAGGGTTTTCATACTTTCTGTTTAGTATAACAGGATATAAAAAGATTCCGAAAGTCTATTCAATACCTTTTTTTGGATTCCAATCTCATGGTATAGACAACATTGAAAAATTTGGAGATTTAAGTAAAAATGATAGTATTGTTTTAATTGGCGATAGCCATGCTTTGATGTTGAAACCATTTCTTGATTATCTGGGGAAGGAAAATCATTTTTCTTATAAAACATTAACGTGTGATGCATATCCTGCAATAGAAGGGATAAAAGAAAGTGAAATATCTAAGGAAGGGCTTAAACATTATAGAGATGTCATGAAATTAGTGAAGCCAACAAAACAATTAATTGAAAGTGGCAATATCATCCTTATAAATAGTTATTCTTTTGTTAGGAATGAAAATAATAATGAGACCTATAATAAAAGTATTAGCAATATTCCGTCTTTACAATTCGCTTTAGAAAAGCTGATTAATAGTTTAAGAAAAAATCAAAAAATAATTCTTTTAAATACATTCCCTGTTGTTTTGGATAAAAACCCATTAAAATTAAATAATGGATTTATCAAAAATAATGATTATAAATTCAAAAAAACGTGTTTAAATAATAACAATAAAAGTTATTTAGAAAATCTAGCTAATAAATACAAAAATGTTTATTTCTATGACATAAGCAAAAGTAAGATTTTCCAAACGGCACCTTACATTAATGATACGATTGCCTATTATAATGGGGGGCACATTAATACATTTGCTTCAATAAAACTTGCAAAAGATTTAGATAAGGACTTTATGGACTTTTTCAGAAAAGTTGAAAGAGAAAAAAATTGA
- a CDS encoding four helix bundle protein → MRDFKKFEVWQLSHQLTLKIYTSTKNFPKEEIFGLTSQIRRSFASIGYNISEGSGRNSDKEFANFINIALGSSNEAENQLILAKDLGYIHEIDYQNLLEELTILKKKLVTLWNKLNGN, encoded by the coding sequence ATGAGAGATTTTAAAAAATTCGAAGTTTGGCAATTAAGTCATCAACTGACTTTAAAAATTTATACTTCAACCAAAAATTTTCCGAAAGAAGAAATTTTTGGGCTTACCTCTCAAATCAGAAGATCATTTGCATCTATTGGATATAATATTTCAGAAGGAAGTGGTAGAAATTCAGATAAAGAATTTGCCAATTTCATTAATATTGCTCTGGGATCATCCAATGAAGCTGAGAACCAATTAATTCTTGCGAAAGACTTAGGATACATTCATGAAATTGATTACCAAAATCTTTTGGAAGAGTTGACCATACTAAAAAAGAAGCTTGTAACTCTATGGAACAAGCTCAATGGAAATTAA
- a CDS encoding LytR/AlgR family response regulator transcription factor codes for MANLTVVNVDDEYPALQLVKQYCEQIQDVELLASFQNPEEALDFLKTHQVDLVIFDINMPRINGVELLQQLPDRPLCIFLTLESKYAVKAFELDVVHYLVKPVDFDTFKKAVNKAKDFLQFKNSVNNRYQEDYIMFKSNYVMNKVFLKDILWIQGFGEYIMLMTPLKKYMILERMSNFEEKFHDFGFIRIHKSYIVLSEHINSYDSGSVYLKNGEQLPLGRTYKKTLREHLG; via the coding sequence ATGGCTAATCTGACTGTCGTTAATGTTGACGATGAATACCCTGCATTACAGTTGGTAAAACAATATTGTGAGCAGATTCAAGATGTTGAGCTGCTGGCTTCATTTCAGAATCCGGAAGAAGCATTGGATTTTCTTAAAACCCATCAGGTGGATCTGGTAATTTTTGACATCAATATGCCAAGGATAAATGGAGTAGAACTTTTACAGCAGCTTCCCGACCGGCCGTTATGTATTTTTCTTACATTGGAATCAAAGTATGCCGTAAAAGCCTTTGAACTTGATGTTGTCCATTACCTGGTGAAACCTGTAGACTTTGACACTTTTAAAAAGGCCGTTAATAAAGCAAAAGATTTTTTACAGTTTAAGAATTCAGTCAATAATCGATACCAGGAAGATTATATTATGTTCAAATCCAATTATGTGATGAACAAGGTTTTTCTGAAAGACATTTTATGGATACAGGGGTTCGGGGAATATATTATGCTGATGACTCCACTCAAAAAATATATGATCCTTGAAAGGATGTCTAATTTTGAAGAGAAGTTTCATGATTTTGGTTTTATCAGAATCCATAAATCATATATTGTATTATCAGAACATATCAACTCTTATGATTCCGGAAGTGTTTATCTGAAAAACGGAGAACAGCTTCCGCTGGGGAGAACATATAAAAAGACTTTAAGAGAACATTTGGGATAA
- a CDS encoding DUF2490 domain-containing protein, translating to MKIKLSLITFLLLGFGQMICAQSRDNYNMWFQYLMSAKLTDKSTLTALSQYRSFDLAYDTRLFLVSAYVDYEVANEVKPALGMMFLILDSYKSDNTKRERYEKRPFQQVSLGGNIGRTSISHRFRVEERFISNPDEFIVRLRYLISLRIPFNKAGEKEKFYGILKNEIRMNVVKDEPFDSNRLTAGVGIKTGKNSAVEIAFINQLETGSTSNYAYIGYRNSFDWRKNKNK from the coding sequence ATGAAAATTAAATTATCGTTAATCACCTTTTTATTACTGGGTTTTGGCCAGATGATCTGTGCCCAAAGCCGCGACAATTACAATATGTGGTTCCAGTATCTTATGTCTGCAAAACTTACGGATAAAAGCACCTTAACCGCACTTTCCCAGTACCGGTCTTTTGATCTTGCCTATGATACAAGACTTTTCCTGGTCTCTGCCTATGTTGATTATGAAGTTGCCAATGAGGTAAAACCTGCCCTGGGAATGATGTTTCTTATTCTGGATTCATATAAGTCTGACAATACCAAAAGAGAAAGATATGAGAAAAGACCTTTCCAGCAAGTAAGTCTGGGGGGCAATATCGGAAGAACCTCCATCTCCCACCGTTTCCGTGTAGAAGAGCGGTTTATAAGCAACCCTGATGAGTTTATTGTAAGGCTGCGATACCTTATTTCTTTAAGAATTCCATTCAATAAAGCCGGGGAAAAAGAAAAATTCTATGGGATTCTGAAAAATGAAATAAGGATGAACGTTGTGAAAGATGAACCATTTGACAGCAACCGTTTAACAGCCGGTGTCGGGATAAAAACCGGAAAAAATTCAGCTGTGGAAATCGCTTTTATTAACCAGCTGGAAACAGGATCCACAAGTAATTATGCCTATATCGGCTACAGAAATAGTTTCGACTGGAGAAAAAATAAAAATAAATAA
- a CDS encoding HupE/UreJ family protein — protein sequence MQDFLFYLNLGWEHIISLDALDHQLFVLALIAVYSYSDWKKILILVTAFTIGHSITLALSILDIFRVPSDWVEFLIPLTIVVTSLDNILMKNQKQTLMRANYYLALIFGLVHGMGFANTARVMIAKSQSIAVPLLGFNIGLELGQIVIVFAILILLFILLNIFKVNKKDWVLFVSSGVFALSLKMTLERIPF from the coding sequence ATGCAGGATTTTCTTTTTTATTTAAACCTTGGATGGGAACATATTATTTCCCTGGATGCGCTGGATCATCAGCTGTTTGTTCTGGCACTTATTGCCGTTTATTCTTATAGTGACTGGAAAAAGATTCTGATTCTTGTAACGGCATTCACCATTGGCCATTCCATCACACTGGCTCTGAGTATTCTGGATATCTTCCGGGTTCCATCCGATTGGGTAGAGTTTTTAATTCCTTTAACGATTGTAGTTACTTCCCTGGATAATATTCTCATGAAAAATCAAAAACAAACATTAATGCGGGCTAATTATTATCTTGCTCTTATTTTTGGTCTTGTTCATGGGATGGGTTTTGCCAATACAGCAAGGGTGATGATTGCCAAAAGCCAGAGTATTGCTGTTCCCTTACTTGGGTTTAACATAGGACTGGAACTTGGACAGATTGTAATTGTTTTTGCCATTTTAATTCTTCTTTTTATTTTGCTTAATATTTTTAAGGTGAATAAAAAAGACTGGGTGTTGTTTGTTTCATCCGGTGTATTTGCTTTGTCTTTAAAAATGACATTAGAAAGAATTCCTTTTTAA
- a CDS encoding CitMHS family transporter: protein MLTLLGFLMIIIFMVLIMNKKMTPLTALVIIPVAIALVAGFGPHLGEMMKNGVKEIALTGVMLIFAILYFSLMIDTGLFEPLVNLILKAVGDNPVKTTIGTAILTTLVSLDGDGSSTYIIVVAAMLPLYKKQGMNPLTLTCIIMLAGGIMNILPWGGPTARVMSSLKLGHTEIFVPMIPIMALGIAWVIFVAYILGRKEKKRIAKYGKYTQYSASDIAGESDPKLLRPKLIWINLILTLILLTVMILDIVPLGIAFMIAFCIASVINYPKLKDQQKIISKHAGNALSVAGMIFGAGIFTGILNGTGIMQAMGNSMIEVVPKSWGGYLNIITAVFSVPLTFFLTNDAYYFGILPIIEATGHQLGIAPEILGRASLVGQASHLLSPLVPSTYLLVSLAGVEYSDHLKYTLKWAIGSSIIMLAGALLLGTI, encoded by the coding sequence ATGCTTACACTCCTTGGATTTCTGATGATCATCATTTTTATGGTGCTTATCATGAACAAAAAAATGACTCCGCTTACTGCCTTAGTGATTATTCCCGTAGCTATAGCATTAGTTGCAGGCTTTGGTCCTCATCTGGGAGAAATGATGAAAAACGGAGTAAAGGAAATTGCCCTTACCGGGGTTATGCTCATCTTTGCTATTCTTTATTTCAGCTTAATGATAGATACCGGGCTTTTTGAGCCCCTGGTAAATCTCATCTTAAAGGCTGTAGGCGACAACCCTGTAAAAACGACTATCGGAACCGCTATTCTCACCACTTTGGTCTCCCTGGATGGTGACGGTTCCTCTACTTATATTATTGTTGTGGCTGCCATGCTTCCCCTATATAAAAAACAGGGCATGAACCCGCTTACCCTTACCTGTATTATCATGCTGGCCGGGGGGATTATGAATATATTGCCCTGGGGCGGCCCTACCGCGCGGGTAATGAGCTCTCTGAAACTGGGTCACACAGAGATTTTCGTCCCTATGATTCCTATTATGGCATTAGGAATTGCGTGGGTGATATTCGTTGCTTATATCTTAGGAAGAAAAGAAAAAAAAAGGATTGCCAAATATGGGAAATACACCCAATACAGCGCGAGCGATATTGCCGGAGAATCGGATCCGAAACTTTTGCGTCCAAAGCTGATCTGGATCAATCTTATTTTGACACTCATCCTCCTGACCGTCATGATACTTGATATCGTTCCTTTGGGAATCGCGTTTATGATTGCATTTTGTATCGCATCTGTTATCAACTATCCCAAGCTGAAAGATCAGCAAAAAATCATTTCAAAACATGCCGGAAACGCCCTTTCCGTGGCGGGGATGATTTTCGGAGCCGGAATTTTTACGGGAATACTCAACGGCACAGGTATCATGCAGGCTATGGGAAATAGTATGATCGAAGTTGTACCGAAGAGCTGGGGTGGCTATCTTAATATCATTACAGCTGTTTTCAGTGTTCCGCTTACGTTTTTTCTTACCAATGATGCTTATTATTTTGGAATATTGCCCATCATCGAAGCCACGGGCCATCAATTGGGTATTGCCCCGGAAATATTGGGAAGAGCAAGTCTTGTAGGGCAGGCTTCACATTTGCTGAGCCCACTCGTTCCTTCTACTTATCTTTTGGTATCACTGGCCGGTGTGGAATATTCAGATCATTTGAAATATACGTTGAAGTGGGCAATAGGGTCATCCATTATTATGCTTGCCGGAGCATTGCTTCTTGGAACGATATGA
- a CDS encoding cation:dicarboxylate symporter family transporter: MNFLPQKTFTGKYLKNLTLYVFTAIVGGVLAGHYAPGESIKLGVVSRYFFMILEAFILPVIFMAIIYGICQLSEIKNASNIVWQTILYFLTVGSIAIILGIVFGSIMQPGSDTGIDISYINTTLPKNFEIENGDLSTLLYLNRHGIFLLISILTGIIMNLSSKKEKFLNLLERGTSIFYTVIKYLYFILPLIIFCNIAYGIAVYGINTLLPLSKVVATVYLADIVFIFGILGLISYGFGFNLWTFLLGIKEEIILVITTSSSKTAFPLIFEKMESEGYSRKILRFIIPLGYNFNLAGACIYISVTCCFLIQFYNISLGFNDYLWLFIIISVTSKTASGVPGSGFLALIFTLNRFGKIPLTDIALLYSVDRFMNEARSVTNFIGIAVSGAIISKINQHQKDEIPSA, encoded by the coding sequence ATGAATTTCTTACCTCAGAAAACATTCACCGGCAAATATCTGAAAAATCTTACATTGTATGTGTTTACAGCAATCGTAGGCGGGGTATTGGCAGGACATTACGCTCCTGGAGAAAGTATAAAACTCGGAGTGGTGAGCCGGTATTTCTTTATGATTCTGGAAGCTTTTATCCTGCCTGTCATTTTTATGGCGATCATATACGGAATCTGCCAGCTTTCTGAGATTAAAAACGCAAGTAATATTGTGTGGCAGACCATCCTGTATTTTTTAACAGTAGGTTCCATCGCCATCATCCTGGGCATTGTTTTTGGCTCCATTATGCAGCCTGGCTCTGATACAGGCATTGATATTTCCTATATAAACACTACCCTTCCAAAAAACTTTGAAATCGAAAACGGTGATTTATCCACTCTCCTGTATCTCAACAGGCATGGCATCTTTCTTTTAATTTCTATCCTGACAGGTATTATCATGAACCTTTCTTCCAAAAAAGAAAAATTTCTGAATCTATTGGAACGGGGCACCAGTATTTTTTATACGGTCATTAAATACCTCTATTTCATTCTTCCTCTTATCATTTTCTGTAACATTGCCTATGGAATTGCCGTATATGGCATCAATACTCTTTTACCTTTGAGCAAAGTGGTCGCTACGGTCTATCTTGCAGACATTGTCTTTATTTTTGGAATTCTAGGCCTTATCTCTTATGGATTTGGATTTAATCTCTGGACATTTTTACTGGGGATCAAGGAAGAAATCATTCTTGTTATTACTACTTCATCTTCCAAAACGGCTTTCCCTTTAATTTTTGAAAAAATGGAATCTGAGGGGTATAGCAGAAAGATTTTAAGGTTTATTATTCCGTTAGGGTATAACTTTAATCTTGCAGGAGCCTGTATCTATATTTCAGTAACCTGTTGTTTTCTTATTCAGTTTTATAATATTTCTTTGGGCTTTAATGATTACCTGTGGCTTTTTATTATTATTTCCGTTACTTCAAAAACGGCTTCCGGTGTACCGGGCTCAGGATTTTTAGCTCTGATATTTACATTGAACAGGTTCGGAAAGATCCCGTTAACGGATATTGCACTCCTTTATAGCGTAGACCGCTTTATGAATGAGGCCAGATCGGTAACCAATTTTATTGGTATTGCAGTTTCAGGAGCTATTATTTCTAAAATAAACCAGCATCAGAAAGACGAAATTCCCTCTGCTTAA
- a CDS encoding co-chaperone GroES, producing MSVNFKPLADRVLVEPIAAETKTASGIIIPDTAKEKPQEGTVVAVGPGKKDEPTTVQVGDKVLYGKYSGSELKLEGKDYLIVREADLLGIIG from the coding sequence ATGTCAGTAAACTTTAAACCATTGGCAGACAGAGTTCTGGTAGAGCCAATCGCAGCAGAAACTAAAACAGCTTCAGGTATTATTATCCCGGATACTGCAAAGGAAAAGCCGCAAGAAGGTACTGTAGTGGCAGTAGGTCCTGGAAAAAAAGATGAGCCTACAACTGTTCAGGTAGGTGACAAAGTTCTTTATGGAAAATACTCAGGTTCTGAATTGAAGTTAGAAGGGAAAGATTATTTAATCGTAAGAGAAGCTGACTTATTGGGAATCATCGGGTAA
- a CDS encoding M1 family metallopeptidase, producing the protein MKQKVVILSLSIFAYTGLTAQNIQNNPGSNHGNKFEQLGSILPTPNIYRTASGAPGHGYWQNRADYNITAYLDEDKRNLKGSETVTYYNNSPDDLDYIWLQLDENEHSSIRNAGYDTSTVLPASTTDQKLKLTELPVKDNGYGVHLEKVTDASGVPLKYTVNKTMMRIDLPKILKKGEKFIFKIDWNYNISNRIKMGGRGGYENFPEDGNDLYTMTQWYPRMCVYSDFQGWQNHQFTGRGEFALVFGDFKVSMNVPADHIVGGTGECKNYEQVLTPDQLSRYKKAENASEPVEIVTLDEAKKAEKNRSKQRKTWVFEANNVRDFAWTSSRKFVWDGMRVTIPENNNKVMAMSFYPKESYGLYRKFSTRAVAHTIKTYSEFTIPYPYPVAQSVEAANGMEYPMICFNFGRTEKDGTYSEATKNGMIGVIIHEVGHNFFPMIINSDERQWAWMDEGLNTFTEYLTEEKWDNKFPSKRGPAWTIVDYMKLPKDQLEPIMSNSENIVQYGPNAYSKPATGLNILRETIMGRELFDKAFKTYSKRWAFKHPEPADLFRTMEDASGEDLDWFWRGWFYGTDPVDIAIDKVTVATPDLETNPKAAAEIKYQVEKPLASSFDDISKIRNREDKNITFYVDKDKEAQDFYYRYDRGQEKVDLNKEYTLKTEASLPLDARDKEKFNNITAYQIDFVNKGGMIMPIILEFTFEDGSKLYDKSPAQIWRLNEQKVSKTYYFDKKLKSIQLDPMRETADIDTSNNHWSNNGSGNETSKFQLFKQKQETNSARGSSNGKVNPMQAAGKS; encoded by the coding sequence ATGAAACAAAAAGTTGTCATACTTTCACTTTCCATATTTGCTTATACAGGTCTCACCGCACAAAATATCCAGAATAATCCAGGAAGCAACCACGGAAATAAATTTGAGCAACTAGGCTCTATCCTGCCAACACCCAACATTTACAGAACAGCTTCCGGAGCACCGGGACACGGTTATTGGCAAAACAGGGCTGATTATAATATCACAGCATATCTGGATGAAGACAAACGAAACCTGAAAGGATCGGAAACAGTTACCTATTATAATAATTCACCTGATGATCTGGATTATATCTGGCTTCAACTGGATGAAAATGAACATTCCAGCATCAGAAATGCAGGTTATGACACCTCAACCGTTCTTCCTGCCTCTACTACCGATCAAAAACTCAAGCTAACGGAACTTCCCGTAAAAGATAATGGCTATGGAGTTCATCTTGAAAAAGTAACGGATGCCTCAGGGGTTCCCCTGAAGTATACAGTCAATAAAACAATGATGCGCATTGATCTTCCTAAAATATTAAAAAAGGGGGAAAAATTTATCTTTAAGATAGACTGGAACTACAATATCTCCAACAGAATCAAAATGGGAGGCCGCGGAGGCTACGAAAATTTCCCTGAAGATGGGAATGATCTGTATACGATGACGCAATGGTATCCAAGAATGTGCGTATATAGTGATTTTCAGGGCTGGCAAAACCACCAGTTTACCGGAAGGGGAGAATTTGCGCTGGTCTTCGGTGACTTTAAAGTTTCAATGAATGTACCGGCCGATCATATTGTGGGTGGTACCGGAGAATGCAAAAATTATGAACAGGTTTTAACTCCTGATCAGCTATCAAGATACAAAAAAGCGGAAAATGCATCCGAGCCTGTAGAAATCGTAACCCTGGATGAGGCCAAAAAGGCAGAAAAAAACCGTTCTAAACAAAGAAAGACCTGGGTTTTCGAAGCCAATAATGTAAGAGATTTTGCATGGACTTCTTCCAGGAAGTTTGTATGGGACGGGATGCGTGTAACGATTCCTGAAAACAATAACAAGGTAATGGCCATGAGCTTTTATCCTAAAGAATCTTACGGCCTTTACCGGAAGTTCTCCACCAGGGCAGTAGCACACACCATCAAAACCTATTCAGAATTCACCATCCCTTATCCATATCCTGTGGCCCAATCTGTAGAAGCTGCTAACGGAATGGAATACCCGATGATATGCTTCAATTTCGGAAGAACGGAAAAAGACGGCACTTATTCAGAGGCTACCAAAAACGGAATGATTGGTGTAATCATTCACGAAGTAGGACATAATTTCTTTCCTATGATCATCAATTCGGATGAAAGGCAATGGGCATGGATGGACGAAGGACTGAATACCTTTACCGAATATCTTACGGAAGAAAAATGGGATAATAAGTTCCCTTCGAAAAGAGGCCCGGCCTGGACGATTGTGGATTATATGAAACTTCCGAAGGACCAGCTGGAGCCTATCATGAGCAATTCTGAAAATATTGTTCAATATGGCCCGAATGCCTATTCAAAACCTGCCACAGGATTGAACATCCTCCGTGAAACCATTATGGGCAGAGAACTTTTTGATAAAGCTTTCAAAACCTATTCAAAAAGATGGGCATTCAAACATCCTGAGCCCGCAGATCTTTTCCGTACCATGGAAGATGCCAGTGGTGAAGACCTTGACTGGTTTTGGAGAGGTTGGTTCTATGGAACAGATCCTGTGGATATTGCTATTGATAAAGTAACGGTAGCTACTCCTGATCTGGAAACCAATCCAAAGGCAGCAGCAGAAATCAAATATCAGGTTGAAAAGCCCCTTGCATCCAGCTTTGACGATATTTCAAAAATAAGAAACAGGGAAGATAAGAACATTACCTTCTATGTAGATAAGGATAAAGAAGCCCAGGATTTCTATTACAGGTATGACAGAGGACAGGAAAAAGTGGATCTGAATAAGGAGTATACCCTTAAAACGGAAGCGTCCCTTCCTTTAGATGCCAGGGATAAAGAAAAGTTTAATAATATTACTGCTTACCAAATCGATTTTGTGAATAAAGGGGGTATGATCATGCCTATTATCCTTGAATTTACTTTTGAGGACGGCTCAAAGCTGTACGACAAATCTCCGGCCCAGATCTGGAGACTGAACGAACAAAAGGTTTCAAAAACATATTATTTTGATAAGAAATTAAAGTCAATCCAGCTGGATCCAATGAGGGAAACCGCCGATATTGATACTTCAAACAACCATTGGAGCAACAACGGATCGGGTAATGAAACTTCGAAATTCCAACTCTTTAAACAAAAACAGGAAACAAACTCTGCAAGAGGTAGTTCAAACGGAAAAGTAAACCCGATGCAGGCAGCAGGAAAGAGTTAA